From the genome of Azospira restricta, one region includes:
- a CDS encoding ABC-type transport auxiliary lipoprotein family protein, whose protein sequence is MKRIAFLLSGLLILAACAGSGRGRADIAIYDLGPAAAAPATAAPPGIALEIRLPAWLDAQAMSYRLAYADPQRLHAFAQARWAASPQQLLQQRLRQQLALTPGGAPCTLRVELDDFSQSFASPGSSSALVSGEALLLGKGRALRARQPLRIEVPAASADAAGGAAALAAAADRLSTTLAQWLQGQDLAACRG, encoded by the coding sequence ATGAAAAGAATCGCCTTCCTGCTGTCCGGCCTGCTGATCCTCGCCGCGTGCGCCGGCAGCGGCCGCGGGCGCGCCGACATCGCCATCTACGACCTCGGCCCGGCCGCGGCTGCGCCCGCCACCGCCGCGCCGCCCGGCATAGCGCTCGAGATCCGGCTGCCGGCCTGGCTCGATGCGCAGGCGATGAGCTACCGGCTGGCCTACGCCGACCCGCAGCGCCTGCACGCGTTCGCCCAGGCCCGCTGGGCGGCGTCGCCGCAGCAGCTGCTGCAGCAGCGCCTGCGCCAGCAGCTGGCGCTGACGCCGGGCGGCGCGCCGTGCACGCTGCGTGTCGAGCTCGACGATTTCAGCCAGTCGTTTGCCTCGCCGGGCAGCAGTTCCGCGCTGGTCAGCGGCGAGGCGCTGCTGCTCGGCAAGGGACGAGCGCTGCGCGCGCGCCAGCCGCTGCGCATCGAGGTGCCGGCGGCGAGCGCCGACGCCGCAGGCGGTGCCGCGGCGCTGGCGGCGGCGGCCGACAGGCTATCGACAACGCTCGCGCAATGGCTGCAGGGGCAGGACCTCGCGGCCTGCCGCGGCTAA
- a CDS encoding MlaD family protein: MENRAHALAAGVFTLLLLFAAVAAVWWFGGKREAAVDYLVVARQNVSGLSLQGQVRYRGIRVGRVESIQLDRKDPRNILIRISIAEDVPVTKGTTAKLGYQGLTGIAHVLLEDSGDNTEPLARGSELPKITMQPSLIQELSESGGATLKQAQQLLTSANELLSPENRERIGRTLANVENSTAGLAATLAEARALLADPRLKRLGPAIAKIDDAADGARGLIADARTLVPRLAALTERLDQMIGEANGEGVAASTVRLQELGRELTQTSRQLTHTLQMLEDAPQSMLFGPPPAAPGPGEAGFVPPATTRP, from the coding sequence ATGGAAAACCGCGCACACGCGCTGGCCGCGGGCGTCTTCACGCTGCTCCTGCTGTTCGCGGCGGTCGCCGCCGTGTGGTGGTTCGGCGGCAAGCGCGAGGCGGCGGTCGACTACCTCGTCGTCGCCCGCCAGAACGTCTCCGGCCTCAGCCTGCAGGGGCAGGTCCGCTACCGCGGCATCCGCGTCGGCCGCGTCGAGTCGATCCAGCTCGACCGCAAGGATCCGCGCAACATCCTGATCCGCATCAGCATCGCGGAGGACGTGCCGGTGACCAAGGGGACGACGGCCAAGCTCGGCTACCAGGGCCTGACCGGCATCGCCCACGTGCTGCTCGAGGATTCCGGCGACAACACCGAGCCTCTCGCCCGCGGCAGTGAGTTGCCGAAGATCACCATGCAGCCGTCGCTGATCCAGGAGCTGTCCGAGTCCGGCGGCGCGACGCTGAAGCAGGCGCAGCAGCTGCTGACCAGCGCCAACGAGCTGCTCAGCCCGGAGAACCGCGAGCGCATCGGGCGCACGCTGGCGAATGTCGAAAACAGCACGGCCGGCCTCGCCGCGACGCTGGCCGAGGCCCGCGCGCTGCTTGCCGATCCGCGCCTGAAGCGGCTCGGGCCGGCGATCGCCAAGATCGACGACGCTGCCGACGGCGCGCGCGGCCTGATCGCCGATGCGCGGACGCTGGTGCCGCGGCTGGCGGCGCTGACCGAGAGGCTGGACCAGATGATCGGCGAGGCCAACGGCGAAGGCGTGGCCGCGTCCACGGTCCGCCTGCAGGAACTCGGCCGCGAGCTGACGCAGACCTCGCGCCAGCTGACGCATACGCTGCAGATGCTCGAAGATGCGCCGCAGAGCATGCTCTTCGGTCCGCCGCCGGCCGCGCCCGGCCCCGGCGAGGCCGGTTTCGTCCCTCCCGCGACTACCCGACCATGA
- a CDS encoding enoyl-CoA hydratase: MEQQEQVLLREDRADGVTVLTLNRPAQFNSLSLEVLGALQAALDDIAGDAAVRVVVVAGAGKAFCAGHDLREMRAHPEKAFMQQLFKAMAKVCTTLQRLPQPVIARVHGVATAAGCQLVAACDLAVAADVARFGTSGINVGLFCTSPGVALSRNVGRKAALEMLLTGGLIDAPTALREGLVNRVVPEDRLNEEVAALAAAIVAKSPLAVAMGKRAFYEQLEMGVEAAYQLAGETMACNMMAADAAEGIDAFTEKRPPVWRGD, encoded by the coding sequence ATGGAGCAACAGGAACAGGTGCTGCTGCGCGAGGATCGCGCCGACGGCGTGACGGTGCTGACGCTGAACCGGCCGGCGCAGTTCAACTCGCTGTCGCTGGAAGTGCTCGGCGCGCTGCAGGCGGCGCTCGACGACATCGCCGGCGATGCGGCGGTGCGCGTCGTCGTCGTCGCCGGCGCCGGCAAGGCCTTCTGCGCCGGTCATGACCTGCGCGAGATGCGCGCCCATCCGGAGAAGGCCTTCATGCAGCAGCTGTTCAAGGCGATGGCGAAGGTATGCACGACGCTGCAGCGCCTGCCGCAGCCGGTGATCGCGCGCGTGCACGGCGTCGCCACCGCCGCCGGCTGCCAGCTGGTCGCCGCCTGCGACCTGGCGGTGGCGGCGGACGTTGCCCGCTTCGGCACGTCCGGCATCAACGTCGGCCTGTTCTGCACGTCGCCGGGCGTTGCCCTGTCGCGCAACGTCGGCCGCAAGGCGGCGCTGGAGATGCTGCTCACCGGCGGCCTGATCGACGCACCGACGGCGCTGCGCGAAGGGCTGGTCAACCGCGTCGTGCCGGAGGACCGGCTGAACGAGGAAGTCGCCGCACTGGCTGCGGCGATCGTCGCCAAGTCGCCGCTCGCTGTCGCGATGGGCAAGCGCGCCTTCTACGAACAGCTGGAGATGGGGGTCGAGGCGGCCTACCAGCTGGCCGGCGAGACGATGGCCTGCAACATGATGGCGGCCGACGCCGCCGAGGGCATCGACGCTTTTACCGAGAAACGTCCGCCGGTATGGCGCGGTGACTGA